Part of the Micromonospora inyonensis genome, CGGGTGCCCTCCCCGGCGGCGAGGACCACCGCGCAGACCTCCCCGACGGGACGGGGGCGGGGCTGACCTGCCAGGTGCGTGCCGGGTAGCGGTGGACGGGGCGTGGTCACGTCGCGGGCCGCCCGTCCGGCGGGGCCTGCCCGGCCAGCGGTCCGATGCCGTAGTACCCGAGCAACCGGGCGGTGGCCCGGCTCAGTCGGGGCAGGTCGTCCAGCGGGTGCCAGGCGGCCTCGAAGACCTCCGCGCCGTCGACCACCAGTTCGGTCCGCGACGCCGGTACCTCCGCCTCGAAGACCACGTCCACCCAACCCAGGGCATGTACCACGGCGTTCGGTACGGCGGGGCGTAGCTGGTCGGGGGAGAGCCGGATTCCGGACTCCTCGGCCAGCTCGCGGGCCGCGCCCACCACCGGGGCCTCGCCCCGGCGCAGCAGCCCGGCGGGGAGGGTCCAGCTGTGGCCGGGAGGCTGGCGCAGCAGCAGGAGGCGACCCGCGCCGTCCGCCTCGGTGTCCCGGACCAGGGTGACCGCGCCGACGATGTACTTCGGCACGGCCAGCCGGACCAGCCGCCGGCGCAGGGACACCGGCAGGCGGTAGAAGGTCCGGTAGACGACGGCCCGAGCGACCGCACGGGAGCGGGGGATCATGACCCCAGGCTAGTGGCCGGAGCGGACCGACCGGGTCACCGGGGGAGCAGAAAGCCTACTGTCGGTGGTCGACCAGGTCGATGAGCTGCGTGACCACGGTGTCCGGGTCGAGCACCCGGTCGAAGACGGCGACCAGCATCGTCTCCAGGTCGGGGTAGCCCAGTTCCTCGGAGAGGCGTAGCAGCGGCAGGTCGCTGGCGAGGCCCCGGTCGTGTTTGCGCAACGCCAGCCCGATGGTGGCCCGGCCCAGGCGGACCTTGTCAGCGATCGAGATGCCCGGTTCGGTGTGCTCGGCGAACCACCGGTTGATCTGCATCTGGGCGTGTGGCGACTTGACGAAGTCCAGCCACTCGCGGCGGGGACCCCGGGGGGCGGCCAGTGCGTCGAAGGCGTTGTCGTCGGTCTCGGTGAAGATCTCCACCACGTCGCCCTCCTCGAGTTCGGAGGAGAGCGGCGCGAGTCGACCATTGATCTTGGCGGCGAGACATCGGTCGCCCCGCTCGGTGCTCAGCTCGTACGCCAGGTCGACCGGGGTGGCCCCAGCCGGCAGCACCACCTGTCGCCCCTCGGCGAAGACCTGGATCTGGGCTTCGGCGAGGTCGCACCGCAGCGTGTGGAGGAACTGGTTGGGGTCGGGGGCGTCCTGCTCCCAGTCCAGCACCCGACGTAGCCAGTCCAGTTGCCGGGCGCGTACCGCCGTCCCGTCGGTACGGGGAAAGCGGAAGTCGGCGGCGACGCCGTACTCGGCCAGGCGGTGCATCTCCTCGGTGCGGATCAGCACCTCGACCGTGCGGTCCTGCGGGCCGCACACGGTGGTGTGCAGCGACCGGTAGAGGTTGTTCTTCGGGGAGGCGATGAAGTCCTTGAACCGGCCCGGTACCGGCCGCCAGAGGCCGTGCACCGCGCCGAGCGCCGCGTAGCAGTCGGTGGCCGGGCCGTCCACCACGATCGCGATCCGGGGCAGGTCGAACGGGACGGTGTGGCCACGGGCCACGGTGTCCTTCCAGATCGAGTAGAGGTGGCGCGGGCGGGGGGCGACCGCGGCGTCCACCTTGCTGCGGCGCAGCGCCACCCGGGTCCGGGCGACCACCTCGCGCAGGTAGGCGTCCCAGCCCGGCCGGTCGTGCACGTGGCGTTGGATGCGGGTGTACTCCTCGGGCTGAAGGTGCAGCAGCACCACGTCGTCCAGCTCCCGTTTGAGGGCCTGGATGCCGAGCCGGTCGCAGAGCGGCACCAGCACGTCGAGGGTCTTGGTGGCGATCCGGTTGCGCGACGCCGCCGAGCGGACGCCGAGGGTGCGCATGTTGTGCAGCCGGTCGGCCAGCTTGATGATCAGCACCCGGACGTCCTTGCCGGCCGCGATGATCATCTTGCGGGTGGTCTCCGCCTCGGCGGCCTTGCCGTAGAACGCCTTGTCGAACTTCGTCACCCCGTCGACCAGGTGGGCCACCTCGGGACCGAAGTCCTCGGCGAGCGCCTGGAGCGTGTAGCGGGTGTCCTCCACGGTGTCGTGCAGCAGCGCGGCGACCAGCGTGGTGGTGTCCATGCCGAGGTCGGCGCAGATCTCCGCGACCGCCAACGGGTGGGTGATGTACGGCTCGCCACTCTTGCGGAACTGGCCGCGGTGCATGTTCTCCGCGATCGAGTACGCCTTGCGCAGCACCGCCGTGTCCGCGCCGGGGTGGATGCCACGGTGCGTCCGGACCAGCGGGTTGACCGGATCGTTGTCGGTGGTCGGCCAGGAGAGCAGGGATCGCAGTCGGCGGGCCAGCGGCAGTTCGCCGGCGGATGTGGGAAGGGCGCCCCCCAGGGCGGCGCCGTGTCCGGCGTCGACGTCCACCTGGGACACCTCCTCACCCCGGCCCCACGGCCGCCGGTGTCCGGCAACCGGGAGCAGGCCCACGAATCGGGCAGGACTGCACTTCTCTAACAGCCTATGTGAGGTGGCGTCATCCGATCGGTCAGTTGCTCATGGGCGTTCGGTCGATAGTTGGGCCGACACCGCCTGATCTGCCTTCTCCAGCAGGGCCCGGAACCGGGCCGCGCCGGCCACCGGAGAGGACCAACCGGCGGAGGACTCCACCAGCCTGGTCTCCGGTCGCTCCAACCAGGACAGAATGCGCTCGGTCTCCTCGGCGGTGGCCGCGGGGACCGGACCATGCCCGGGGGAGACCGTCTCGGCAGTGGCCCGGATCACCTGCAACGTCGGTCGCGGGTGGACACCGGGCGGGGAGACGCCGGCTCCGGCGAGCCGGCCGTGCCGTACCAGGGCCAGCTCCCAGCCGCCGCCGGGCGCGGGGTGGGCGGCGGCCAGCTCGGCGATCCGGGTCAGCCCGGCCAACCGCTGCATCCGTACGGTCGCCCGGAGTGCCGCCGCCAGCCGCGAGCGGACCACCGCCGCCTCCTCGTACCGCTGCGCCCCGGCGAGCGCCTCGATCCGGGCCAGCAGCGCGTCCACCACCGGCTGGGGGTCGGCGGCGGTGGCGGCGCGGAACGGCGCCGCCGCGCGGTGGTCGTACTCCTCGGGGGTGATCCGGTGCTCGCAGGGCGCCGGGCAGCGACCCAGCTCGGCCAGTGCGCAGGCCGGCGTCACCACGCGCAGCGAGAGGCGGTGGGTGCACTGGCGCAGCGGCAGCGCGTCGTGGAAGGCCGCCGCCGCCAGTTCCGCGGACCGGCGGGAGCCGAACGGCCCAAGGTACGCCTCGTCGGCCGGGCCGATCTCCCGGACCACCGACAGTCGCGGGTACGGCCCGCCGGTGAGCTTGAGCCACAGCATCCGCTCCGGGAACTTCGACCGCCGGTTGTACGGCGGAGCGTGTGCGGCGATCAGCCGCAGCTCGCGCACCTCGGCCTCCAGGGAGTGCGCGCACTCGATCGCCTCGACCCGTTCGGCGGCGCCGAGCATCTCCGACATCCGGGCCCGCTTCTCCGCGGCGGTGAAGTAGCTGCGCACCCGGGTCGCGATGTCGCCGGAGGTGCCGACGTAGAGGGGACGGTCGTCGGCGGCCCGGAAGATGTAGACCCCGGGGGCCTTGGGCAGCCCGTCGGCGAGGTAGCGCTTGCGGCGCTGGGTGGGGGTGACCGCCCGGGCGAACTCGATCGCCTCGCCCAGGGTGTGCACCCGGTGCCCGCCGAGCCGGCCGATCAGCCCGTGCAGCACGTCCACCGTCGCCCGGGCGTCGTCGAGCGCCCGGTGGGTGGGCTGGGTGGCGGTGCGGAAGTACGCGGCCAGCGTGCCCAGCTTCCGGTTGGGCACCTCGTCGCGGGTCAGCACCCGCCGGGCGAGCGCGGCCGTGTCGAGCACCCGGGGGTTGGGCCAGCGGTAGCCGTGCCTGGCGCAGGCGGCCTTGAGGAACCCGACGTCGTACGGGGCGTTGTGGGCCACCAGCACCGCGTCGGCGAGGAACTCCAGGAACGTCGGCAGCGCCGTCTCGATCGGGGGCGCCGGCAGCAGCATCGCCTCGGTGATGCCGGTGAGCACGGTGATGAACGCCGGGATCGGCTGACCGGGGTTCACCAGGGTGCCGAGCACGCCCAGTTCCTCGCCGCCGCGTACCTTCACCGCGCCGATCTCGGTGATCCCGCCGCCGTCCGGCGGGCCGCCGGTGGTCTCCAGGTCGACCACGACGAAGGTCACCGCGTGCAGGGGGAGCGCGGGATCCACCCCGTCGCCGGTCGGGCCCAGCCCGGCCAGCGTCTCCTGCACGTATTCCCCTGCGGTCACGGGCGGCACGCTAACGCCGGGGTGCGACACTCCCGCAACACGTGCCCCAGCCGTTACCACGCGACTAGGATGAGAGATCGGCTCACTCACCGGGCGGTGGGCCCGGTCGCGGTGGGAGACTTGCCACATGCC contains:
- a CDS encoding NUDIX hydrolase, producing the protein MIPRSRAVARAVVYRTFYRLPVSLRRRLVRLAVPKYIVGAVTLVRDTEADGAGRLLLLRQPPGHSWTLPAGLLRRGEAPVVGAARELAEESGIRLSPDQLRPAVPNAVVHALGWVDVVFEAEVPASRTELVVDGAEVFEAAWHPLDDLPRLSRATARLLGYYGIGPLAGQAPPDGRPAT
- a CDS encoding DEDD exonuclease domain-containing protein, translated to MTAGEYVQETLAGLGPTGDGVDPALPLHAVTFVVVDLETTGGPPDGGGITEIGAVKVRGGEELGVLGTLVNPGQPIPAFITVLTGITEAMLLPAPPIETALPTFLEFLADAVLVAHNAPYDVGFLKAACARHGYRWPNPRVLDTAALARRVLTRDEVPNRKLGTLAAYFRTATQPTHRALDDARATVDVLHGLIGRLGGHRVHTLGEAIEFARAVTPTQRRKRYLADGLPKAPGVYIFRAADDRPLYVGTSGDIATRVRSYFTAAEKRARMSEMLGAAERVEAIECAHSLEAEVRELRLIAAHAPPYNRRSKFPERMLWLKLTGGPYPRLSVVREIGPADEAYLGPFGSRRSAELAAAAFHDALPLRQCTHRLSLRVVTPACALAELGRCPAPCEHRITPEEYDHRAAAPFRAATAADPQPVVDALLARIEALAGAQRYEEAAVVRSRLAAALRATVRMQRLAGLTRIAELAAAHPAPGGGWELALVRHGRLAGAGVSPPGVHPRPTLQVIRATAETVSPGHGPVPAATAEETERILSWLERPETRLVESSAGWSSPVAGAARFRALLEKADQAVSAQLSTERP
- a CDS encoding RelA/SpoT family protein, whose product is MDVDAGHGAALGGALPTSAGELPLARRLRSLLSWPTTDNDPVNPLVRTHRGIHPGADTAVLRKAYSIAENMHRGQFRKSGEPYITHPLAVAEICADLGMDTTTLVAALLHDTVEDTRYTLQALAEDFGPEVAHLVDGVTKFDKAFYGKAAEAETTRKMIIAAGKDVRVLIIKLADRLHNMRTLGVRSAASRNRIATKTLDVLVPLCDRLGIQALKRELDDVVLLHLQPEEYTRIQRHVHDRPGWDAYLREVVARTRVALRRSKVDAAVAPRPRHLYSIWKDTVARGHTVPFDLPRIAIVVDGPATDCYAALGAVHGLWRPVPGRFKDFIASPKNNLYRSLHTTVCGPQDRTVEVLIRTEEMHRLAEYGVAADFRFPRTDGTAVRARQLDWLRRVLDWEQDAPDPNQFLHTLRCDLAEAQIQVFAEGRQVVLPAGATPVDLAYELSTERGDRCLAAKINGRLAPLSSELEEGDVVEIFTETDDNAFDALAAPRGPRREWLDFVKSPHAQMQINRWFAEHTEPGISIADKVRLGRATIGLALRKHDRGLASDLPLLRLSEELGYPDLETMLVAVFDRVLDPDTVVTQLIDLVDHRQ